From a single Staphylococcus epidermidis genomic region:
- the rpsR gene encoding 30S ribosomal protein S18, translating to MAGGPRRGGRRRKKVCYFTANGITHIDYKDTELLKRFISERGKILPRRVTGTSAKYQRMLTTAIKRARHMALLPYVKEEQ from the coding sequence ATGGCAGGTGGACCAAGAAGAGGCGGACGTCGTCGTAAAAAAGTATGCTATTTCACAGCAAATGGTATTACACACATCGACTATAAAGACACTGAATTATTAAAACGTTTTATCTCAGAACGTGGTAAAATTTTACCACGTCGTGTAACAGGCACTTCAGCGAAATATCAACGTATGTTGACTACAGCTATCAAACGTGCTCGTCATATGGCTTTATTACCATATGTTAAAGAAGAACAATAA
- the ssb gene encoding single-stranded DNA-binding protein, whose amino-acid sequence MLNRVVLVGRLTKDPEYRTTPSGVSVATFTLAVNRTFTNAQGEREADFINCVVFRRQAENVNNYLSKGSLAGVDGRIQSRSYENQEGRRIFVTEVVCDSVQFLEPKNAQHGGQRSQNNNFQDYGQGFGGQQSGQNTSYNNNNSSNSNQSDNPFANANGPIDISDDDLPF is encoded by the coding sequence ATGTTAAATCGAGTTGTATTAGTAGGTCGTCTAACGAAAGATCCAGAATACAGAACCACACCCTCAGGCGTAAGTGTAGCGACATTTACTCTAGCAGTTAATCGTACTTTCACGAATGCTCAAGGGGAACGCGAAGCTGACTTTATTAACTGTGTAGTCTTCCGTAGACAAGCAGAAAATGTAAATAACTACTTGTCTAAAGGTAGTTTAGCTGGCGTTGATGGTCGCATACAATCACGTAGTTATGAAAATCAAGAAGGTCGTCGTATTTTTGTTACTGAAGTCGTATGTGATAGTGTTCAGTTCCTTGAACCTAAAAATGCACAACATGGTGGCCAACGTTCACAGAACAATAATTTCCAAGACTACGGTCAAGGATTTGGTGGTCAGCAATCAGGACAAAATACATCTTACAACAACAATAATTCATCAAACTCAAATCAGTCGGATAATCCGTTTGCAAATGCTAATGGACCGATTGATATCAGTGATGATGATTTACCATTCTAA
- the rpsF gene encoding 30S ribosomal protein S6 has protein sequence MRTYEIMYIVRPNIEEDAKKALVERFNGILASEGSEVLEEKDWGKRRLAYEINDFKEGFYNIVRIKTDNNKSTDEFQRLAKINDDIIRYIVIREDQDK, from the coding sequence ATCGTACGTCCTAACATTGAAGAGGATGCTAAAAAAGCGTTAGTTGAACGTTTCAATGGTATCTTAGCTTCAGAAGGATCAGAAGTTTTAGAAGAAAAAGACTGGGGTAAACGTCGCCTAGCTTATGAAATCAATGATTTCAAAGAAGGTTTCTATAACATCGTACGTATTAAAACTGATAACAATAAATCAACTGACGAATTCCAACGTTTAGCTAAGATTAATGATGATATCATTCGTTACATCGTTATTCGTGAAGACCAAGATAAGTAA